Proteins encoded by one window of Erysipelothrix rhusiopathiae:
- a CDS encoding YaaA family protein, with protein sequence MIILVSPTKTQKENSQDYIENSLFPEIKSKLLASLQALTRDEIKASMHVSDKIADTVYQNYQSFSESTPAILSYQGSSFKNMNRELWSHEDYQEAQKRLYIFSALYGLSKCSSAVGRYRLDFLMKLNMDLYQIWKQPITDYLNNLNQPLVNLASSEYSSMIDMNTLSVPMITLDFKEQIGDSYKTKSTYVKIARGKMVSYLIQNRIQSFNDIKKITFDDYTFNTELSTDETYIFTRKES encoded by the coding sequence ATGATCATTCTCGTATCACCAACTAAAACACAAAAAGAGAATTCTCAAGATTACATTGAGAATTCTCTTTTTCCCGAAATAAAGTCAAAACTTCTTGCTTCACTACAAGCATTAACACGTGATGAAATCAAAGCATCAATGCATGTATCCGATAAAATTGCGGATACCGTTTACCAAAACTATCAAAGCTTTTCAGAATCAACACCTGCAATCTTATCCTATCAAGGTTCTTCCTTCAAAAATATGAATCGAGAACTTTGGTCACACGAAGATTATCAAGAAGCTCAGAAACGTCTCTACATTTTCTCCGCACTCTATGGACTCTCTAAATGTTCTTCTGCGGTTGGACGTTACCGTCTCGATTTCCTAATGAAACTTAATATGGACCTGTATCAAATATGGAAACAACCCATCACCGATTATCTTAATAACCTAAACCAACCCCTTGTTAACCTTGCATCCAGTGAGTACAGTTCAATGATCGATATGAACACTTTAAGTGTTCCGATGATTACCTTGGATTTTAAAGAACAAATTGGTGATTCCTATAAAACCAAATCGACCTATGTAAAGATTGCACGCGGAAAGATGGTCTCATACCTCATTCAAAATCGCATCCAATCATTCAATGACATTAAAAAAATTACGTTTGATGATTACACTTTCAATACAGAATTATCCACAGACGAAACCTATATATTTACCCGAAAAGAAAGCTAA
- a CDS encoding arsenate reductase family protein yields the protein MKPLFIYYPKCSTCKRAVKYLEENNIDVVYRDMMLENPTKAELKEWLQISGLPIKRFFNTSGIVYREMKLKDKLPEMSDDEALELLSTTGRLVRRPMLIGDHGVFVGFHEEMYETLK from the coding sequence ATGAAACCATTATTTATCTACTATCCTAAATGTTCTACATGTAAACGTGCAGTAAAATATTTAGAAGAAAACAACATCGATGTTGTTTATCGAGACATGATGCTTGAAAATCCAACGAAAGCAGAATTAAAAGAATGGCTCCAAATTAGTGGCTTACCCATCAAACGATTCTTTAATACATCCGGTATCGTTTATCGTGAAATGAAATTGAAGGATAAACTGCCAGAAATGAGTGATGACGAAGCTTTAGAATTACTCTCAACAACAGGTCGTTTAGTCCGCAGACCTATGTTAATTGGTGATCACGGTGTATTTGTTGGCTTCCACGAAGAGATGTATGAGACATTAAAATAA
- a CDS encoding transcription repressor NadR, giving the protein MHGDLRRTQIITKLIDSEHAISANQFAKTFNVSRQIIVGDIALLRAQGHDIIATGKGYLINRIDENMKIYTLAMQHSHHDTQKELEIFIKHHAHVLDVTVEHPIYGSLTGQLDIRTHEDITLFMNQKPELLASLTNGIHLHRIAISKEHYPNLMIDLKKHAFLYESN; this is encoded by the coding sequence ATGCATGGTGATTTACGACGCACACAAATTATTACAAAATTGATAGATTCAGAGCACGCAATAAGCGCAAATCAATTCGCTAAGACATTCAATGTATCACGACAAATTATTGTCGGCGATATCGCACTTTTAAGGGCACAAGGTCATGACATTATCGCGACGGGTAAAGGATACTTGATCAATCGTATCGATGAGAACATGAAAATCTATACGCTTGCAATGCAGCACAGTCATCACGATACACAAAAAGAATTAGAGATTTTTATCAAACACCACGCACATGTTTTGGATGTCACCGTTGAACATCCAATCTACGGATCATTAACAGGTCAATTGGATATTCGAACTCATGAAGACATTACACTTTTTATGAACCAGAAGCCTGAACTTCTGGCTTCACTTACCAACGGGATACACCTTCATCGCATTGCAATTTCCAAAGAACACTACCCCAACCTCATGATTGATCTAAAAAAACATGCATTTCTCTATGAAAGTAACTAA
- a CDS encoding glycosyltransferase, producing the protein MKILLYQKGEKAFSKSGIGRAMKHQVRALSEAHVDFTTNIQDDYDLVHINTVDFGARKFARKARRMGKKVVYHAHSTEEDFRNSFMFSNQLSPLFKKHIVSSYKLGDYILTPTPYSKRILEGYGITIPIEDISNGIDLSRFEYSEEKVQAFRDHFKIEAGKPVVVSVGLYFERKGLPDFMEVARNMPEVTFIWFGHTPLASVTQKIRDAIKHKPDNVLLPGYISGDIIEGAYMCADMFFFPSYEETEGIVVLEALAANCQTLVRNIGVYDPWLVDGENCYKGETNDDFIRIIRDCLDQRLPSTTVEGYRVAKERSIGAIGEQLKRIYSNVLENK; encoded by the coding sequence ATGAAAATATTACTCTATCAAAAAGGCGAAAAGGCATTTAGTAAATCGGGAATTGGACGTGCAATGAAGCATCAAGTACGTGCTTTGTCCGAAGCTCATGTTGACTTTACAACGAATATCCAAGATGACTACGATTTGGTTCATATTAACACGGTAGATTTTGGAGCGCGTAAGTTTGCACGTAAGGCGCGAAGAATGGGGAAAAAAGTTGTATATCATGCACATTCTACAGAAGAAGATTTCCGTAATTCATTTATGTTTTCAAATCAACTTTCACCACTTTTTAAAAAACATATCGTTTCTAGTTATAAGTTGGGAGATTATATTCTTACTCCAACTCCCTATTCTAAACGTATTCTTGAAGGTTATGGGATCACAATTCCAATTGAAGATATTTCAAATGGAATCGATTTAAGTCGCTTCGAGTATTCAGAGGAAAAAGTTCAAGCGTTTCGAGATCATTTTAAGATTGAAGCCGGAAAACCCGTTGTAGTTTCTGTAGGACTTTATTTTGAGCGCAAAGGACTGCCTGATTTTATGGAAGTTGCCCGTAATATGCCTGAGGTAACGTTTATTTGGTTTGGTCATACCCCTCTTGCAAGTGTTACGCAAAAAATTCGAGATGCGATAAAACATAAGCCGGACAATGTGTTGCTTCCGGGTTATATTTCAGGAGATATTATCGAAGGGGCATATATGTGTGCAGATATGTTCTTTTTCCCATCATATGAAGAGACTGAGGGAATTGTGGTATTAGAGGCTCTTGCTGCCAATTGTCAAACGCTGGTTCGAAATATTGGTGTATACGATCCATGGCTTGTGGATGGGGAAAACTGTTATAAGGGAGAAACAAATGATGATTTTATCCGAATTATTAGAGATTGTCTCGATCAAAGGTTACCTAGTACAACGGTGGAAGGATACCGTGTTGCGAAAGAGCGTAGCATTGGTGCTATTGGTGAGCAATTGAAACGTATTTATTCAAATGTATTGGAGAATAAATAG
- a CDS encoding ClC family H(+)/Cl(-) exchange transporter encodes MKRKEEILSYFDKTRLAFIGKGIIVGVFSGLIVSLFRYLIEELLGYVKLAYALLRINPQWIFLWVFASIVLAIGIGLIIKKDPMIKGSGIPQIEGQMLGVMHMNWLSIILRKGIAGILSIGSGLFLGREGPSIQLGAAVGQGVNQGFKGNTMSEKVLVSSGAGAGLAAAFNAPVAGLLFVLEEVHHNFSPLVLLTTLAATTTANFISLYFFGLSPILSFGHLQTFDLKHYGFIIVLGLILGVTGFIYQKTVLWIPTVYSKIKKVPAHFYGVIPFILVIPIGFFYPHLIGGGSDIIHILVENPFGLSVLISIFVLRYIFSMVSYGSGLPGGIFLPILSLGALLGAIYGSFLISQFGLDPKFLKSFIVIAMAGYFTAIGKAPLTAIVLITEMVGNFDQLMPIAVVSLVAYVVSDLCGGEPVYEAMLERLAGERAPNITGEKEIIEICVHVESALDGCMVRDVYWPKSCLLAGLGRGDHELIPHGDTIILAGDTLKILTDISSSVEVRNQLLDQVSTKKPV; translated from the coding sequence TTGAAAAGAAAAGAAGAGATTTTAAGTTATTTTGATAAAACACGTCTGGCATTTATTGGAAAAGGCATCATCGTAGGTGTTTTTTCGGGACTGATTGTGAGTCTGTTTCGCTATTTGATCGAAGAATTATTGGGTTATGTGAAACTGGCTTACGCACTGTTACGTATTAATCCACAGTGGATTTTTCTCTGGGTATTCGCATCAATTGTGCTTGCAATTGGAATTGGTTTGATTATTAAAAAAGACCCCATGATTAAAGGGAGCGGTATTCCACAAATTGAAGGACAGATGTTAGGAGTCATGCATATGAATTGGCTCTCGATTATTTTAAGAAAAGGTATTGCCGGGATCTTATCGATTGGTTCAGGGCTCTTTTTAGGACGAGAAGGACCTTCGATTCAGTTGGGGGCTGCAGTAGGACAAGGTGTTAATCAAGGCTTTAAGGGAAACACAATGTCTGAAAAAGTTTTAGTTTCAAGTGGTGCGGGTGCGGGTCTTGCGGCTGCGTTCAATGCTCCAGTGGCGGGGCTTCTCTTTGTTTTGGAAGAGGTTCATCATAATTTTTCGCCGCTTGTACTTTTAACAACCCTGGCAGCAACGACGACTGCGAATTTCATTTCGCTATACTTCTTTGGACTCAGTCCAATTTTATCTTTTGGTCATCTACAAACGTTTGACTTGAAGCATTATGGATTTATAATTGTATTGGGTCTGATTTTAGGAGTTACTGGATTTATTTACCAAAAAACAGTGCTTTGGATACCTACTGTTTACAGTAAAATTAAAAAAGTTCCAGCACATTTTTATGGTGTGATTCCTTTTATTCTCGTTATTCCAATTGGATTCTTTTATCCACACTTAATTGGTGGTGGTAGTGATATTATTCATATTCTTGTGGAAAATCCATTTGGACTTTCCGTACTTATTTCAATTTTTGTGCTTAGATATATTTTCTCAATGGTTTCGTATGGATCGGGTCTTCCTGGAGGAATCTTTCTACCCATCCTTTCACTCGGTGCACTTTTGGGAGCGATTTACGGTTCTTTTTTGATTTCTCAGTTTGGCTTAGATCCCAAATTTTTGAAATCATTTATTGTGATTGCGATGGCGGGTTATTTCACTGCGATTGGGAAAGCCCCTCTCACTGCAATCGTACTGATTACAGAAATGGTTGGTAATTTTGACCAACTAATGCCGATTGCGGTGGTATCTTTGGTTGCTTATGTTGTTTCTGATTTATGTGGTGGAGAACCTGTATATGAGGCAATGTTAGAGCGGCTTGCAGGGGAACGTGCACCCAATATCACCGGTGAAAAAGAAATCATTGAGATTTGTGTTCATGTAGAAAGTGCACTTGACGGGTGCATGGTGCGAGATGTTTATTGGCCAAAGTCCTGTTTATTAGCAGGACTTGGACGTGGAGATCACGAATTGATTCCACATGGAGATACAATAATTCTAGCAGGAGATACGTTAAAAATTTTAACGGACATAAGTTCAAGTGTAGAAGTTCGTAATCAACTTTTAGACCAAGTGTCCACAAAAAAACCAGTTTAG
- the htpG gene encoding molecular chaperone HtpG — MARTKQFKAESKRLLDLMINSIYTNKEIFLRELVSNASDAEDKLYYKSLQDTSIEINKEDLKIEIELDEENRTLTIHDYGIGMTEKELETYLGTIAKSDSHAFKKALEEGNDAVDVIGQFGVGFYSAFMVSDHVDVISKAYGEEQAYKFSSDGLDGFKIEEAEREKHGSTIICKIKDNTDDEFYERFIDEYTIKNLIKTYSDYIRYPIEMKVEGEVEVLNSMIPIWKRSKNDVTEEALNQFYRDKFHDYDDPFKTIQMKVEGNPSFDALLFIPKHVPMDFYSQNFEPGLQLYSRGVFIMDHNKSLIPEEFRFVRGLVDSPDLNLNISREILQHDRQLAAISKRIERKIKSELELMMKNDREAYESFWNNFGLSIKYGIYTSYGSKSDALKDLVLYKSSHGDELVSFKEYMERMKDDQEEIYYVSGENVTKCAHLPQTEFVVSKGYEVLYFTDEIDEFAIQMLREYEGKTFKSINQGDLDLVDEETKKSIEAKKESHKDLIEALKETLKDEVDDVTLSTRLVNHPVCLVSEEGVSFEMEKVLNAIPDQGERVKAKRILEINPDHPLLEALERVHQEKPNELGDFATILYDQACLIEGLPIKDPVTFSKRVADLMVASTK; from the coding sequence ATGGCTCGAACAAAACAATTTAAAGCTGAATCAAAAAGGCTACTAGACTTAATGATTAATTCTATCTATACGAATAAGGAGATATTCTTAAGAGAATTAGTTTCAAATGCGAGTGATGCGGAAGATAAACTGTATTACAAATCTTTACAAGATACGTCGATTGAAATTAATAAAGAAGATTTGAAAATTGAAATTGAACTGGATGAGGAAAACCGCACCTTAACCATTCATGACTATGGTATCGGTATGACAGAAAAAGAACTTGAAACATATCTCGGTACTATTGCGAAAAGTGATTCGCATGCTTTTAAAAAGGCACTTGAAGAAGGCAATGACGCAGTTGATGTTATTGGTCAATTTGGTGTCGGATTTTATTCGGCATTCATGGTAAGTGATCACGTGGATGTTATCTCCAAAGCTTATGGTGAAGAACAAGCATATAAGTTTAGCTCTGATGGTTTAGACGGATTTAAGATTGAAGAAGCAGAGCGTGAAAAACACGGTTCTACAATCATTTGTAAGATTAAAGACAATACAGATGACGAATTCTATGAGCGTTTTATTGACGAATACACGATTAAAAATCTAATCAAAACGTATTCTGATTATATTCGTTATCCGATAGAAATGAAGGTTGAAGGCGAAGTTGAAGTCTTAAACTCAATGATTCCAATTTGGAAGCGTTCTAAAAATGATGTTACTGAGGAAGCATTGAATCAATTCTACAGAGATAAATTCCATGATTACGATGATCCATTTAAAACGATTCAAATGAAAGTTGAAGGAAACCCTTCTTTTGATGCATTATTGTTTATCCCTAAACATGTACCAATGGATTTCTATTCTCAAAATTTTGAACCTGGACTCCAACTTTACAGTCGTGGTGTATTCATTATGGATCATAATAAATCATTGATTCCAGAAGAATTTAGATTTGTGCGCGGTTTGGTGGATTCACCAGATTTAAATCTAAATATATCTCGTGAAATTTTACAACATGATCGTCAACTTGCTGCGATTTCAAAACGTATCGAACGAAAAATTAAAAGCGAATTAGAACTGATGATGAAAAACGATCGTGAGGCATATGAATCGTTTTGGAATAATTTTGGACTATCCATTAAATATGGAATCTATACTTCATATGGATCGAAGAGTGATGCTTTAAAAGATCTTGTTCTTTATAAGAGCTCACACGGGGATGAACTTGTATCATTCAAAGAATATATGGAACGTATGAAAGATGACCAAGAAGAAATTTATTATGTATCAGGCGAAAATGTGACGAAATGTGCTCACCTACCGCAAACAGAATTCGTTGTTTCTAAAGGATACGAAGTACTTTATTTCACAGATGAGATTGATGAATTCGCAATTCAAATGTTGAGAGAGTATGAAGGAAAAACTTTTAAATCAATTAACCAAGGTGACTTGGATCTTGTTGATGAAGAAACTAAAAAATCAATTGAAGCGAAAAAAGAAAGTCATAAAGATTTGATTGAAGCATTGAAAGAAACATTGAAAGATGAAGTCGATGATGTAACATTGTCTACACGACTTGTAAACCATCCAGTGTGTCTTGTAAGTGAAGAGGGTGTTTCATTTGAGATGGAAAAAGTGTTAAACGCAATTCCTGATCAAGGTGAACGTGTGAAAGCTAAACGGATCTTAGAAATCAACCCGGATCATCCATTACTTGAAGCATTGGAACGAGTACATCAAGAGAAGCCAAATGAACTCGGTGATTTTGCGACAATCTTATACGATCAAGCATGTCTGATCGAAGGACTTCCAATCAAAGACCCTGTAACATTCTCGAAACGTGTTGCGGACTTAATGGTTGCATCCACAAAATAA
- a CDS encoding PolC-type DNA polymerase III, with product MRSVGENLLKFVPNFTVIDLETTGRSNKFEDITELSAIKYRNYKQVDAFSTLVKPDNSILPFVVELTGITEEMVSDAPKIDQVIKQFVDFIGTDVILGHNVMFDYGLVYDAYLATVGLRMHNDYVDTLRVSRLLNKDSKNHKLETLCAYFDVERLVGHRGSEDCLQTAEVYIKMKDKYKRLRQIQKDKAPKVYPVEKGVE from the coding sequence ATGCGAAGTGTAGGAGAAAATCTACTGAAATTTGTTCCTAATTTCACGGTAATTGATTTAGAAACAACTGGACGTAGTAATAAGTTTGAAGACATAACGGAATTGAGTGCCATAAAGTATCGAAACTATAAACAGGTCGATGCATTTTCCACGTTGGTGAAACCAGATAACTCAATTCTTCCTTTCGTGGTAGAACTTACGGGAATTACCGAAGAGATGGTTTCGGATGCACCTAAAATTGATCAGGTTATTAAGCAATTCGTTGATTTTATTGGGACGGATGTTATTTTGGGTCATAATGTCATGTTTGATTATGGTTTAGTCTATGATGCTTATCTCGCAACCGTTGGACTTCGTATGCATAATGATTACGTTGATACACTTCGCGTTTCAAGACTTCTCAATAAAGATTCTAAGAATCATAAATTGGAAACTTTATGTGCTTATTTTGATGTTGAGCGTTTAGTAGGTCATCGTGGTTCAGAAGACTGTCTTCAAACGGCAGAAGTTTATATAAAAATGAAAGATAAATACAAACGATTGCGACAAATTCAAAAAGATAAAGCACCTAAAGTTTATCCAGTAGAAAAGGGGGTAGAGTAA
- a CDS encoding haloacid dehalogenase-like hydrolase — MNVYDFDKTIYDGDSSMDFYKYNLKRDKSIIKFWPRQIKAALDYKRGKIDKTEMKTVFYEYFTAIPDMKKRVLEFWDEHREKIKPWYLEQKRDDDLIISASPEFMLEPICDELGIALIASVVDPRTGKNLKHNCWGAEKVARMEAFYDLGLMEAFYSDSYSDDPLAQYAEHAYLVDGDTIKPW, encoded by the coding sequence ATGAATGTTTATGATTTCGATAAAACCATCTATGATGGTGACAGTTCCATGGATTTCTATAAATACAATTTAAAACGTGATAAATCCATCATCAAGTTTTGGCCGCGTCAGATAAAGGCTGCGCTTGATTATAAACGTGGAAAGATTGATAAGACAGAAATGAAAACGGTGTTTTATGAGTATTTTACAGCAATCCCAGATATGAAAAAACGCGTTTTAGAGTTTTGGGATGAACACCGCGAAAAAATTAAGCCTTGGTATCTTGAACAAAAGCGTGATGATGATTTAATAATTTCTGCTTCACCAGAATTTATGCTTGAACCTATTTGTGATGAATTGGGCATTGCATTGATTGCTTCGGTTGTAGATCCAAGAACGGGCAAAAATTTGAAGCATAACTGTTGGGGCGCTGAAAAAGTAGCTCGAATGGAAGCATTCTATGATTTAGGTCTGATGGAGGCATTTTATTCTGATTCATACTCTGATGATCCTCTAGCACAATATGCAGAGCATGCTTATCTTGTTGATGGGGATACAATTAAACCATGGTAA
- a CDS encoding NfeD family protein — MTLTMDWVWLIVCLGMLVLEVITVGNLVSLWFSFGALAALGTTFLTDNVAVQLAVFAIVSVAALIMIRPMTKNLLRGNVVSTNADRLIGRQFILNEEINQDSWGKIKVHGEEWSATTADQSTISAHTRVEVIAIEGVKLIVKSVEEA; from the coding sequence ATGACATTAACGATGGATTGGGTATGGCTTATTGTTTGTTTAGGGATGTTGGTGCTTGAAGTAATCACGGTTGGAAATTTAGTTTCACTTTGGTTTTCATTTGGTGCGCTAGCAGCACTGGGTACAACATTTTTAACAGATAATGTAGCAGTACAGTTAGCGGTTTTCGCTATTGTAAGTGTTGCGGCACTAATTATGATTCGTCCAATGACAAAAAATCTCTTACGAGGAAATGTCGTTTCGACGAATGCAGATCGTTTAATTGGTCGTCAATTTATACTAAATGAAGAAATCAACCAAGATTCATGGGGAAAAATCAAGGTTCATGGCGAAGAGTGGTCTGCGACGACTGCGGATCAATCTACAATTTCAGCACATACACGGGTTGAAGTTATTGCCATTGAAGGTGTAAAATTAATTGTGAAAAGTGTAGAGGAGGCTTAA
- a CDS encoding SPFH domain-containing protein: MPGIILFLVILALVLIIIGYCIRVIPQSNAYVVERLGAYSHTLDKGMHLILPFVDRVANKVSLKERVQDFAPQPVITKDNVTMQIDTVVYFQITDPVLYTYGIHNPINAIENLTATTLRNIIGDLELDQTLTSRDIINSKMRAILDEATDPWGIRVQRVEVKNIIPPRDIQEAMEKQMRAERERRESILRAEGEKRSAILIAEGEKESTVLRAQAHKEAMITEAEGEAQAMERVFDAQSKGAILLSTIDPDSAYLKLKSFEAFEKAANGQATKIIVPSDLQNLASVLAAGKEIIK; the protein is encoded by the coding sequence ATGCCAGGAATAATTTTATTTTTAGTAATTTTAGCATTAGTATTAATAATTATAGGATATTGCATTCGTGTAATTCCACAATCAAATGCATATGTTGTAGAACGATTAGGTGCATATAGTCATACACTTGATAAAGGGATGCATTTAATCTTACCGTTTGTTGACCGTGTTGCGAATAAAGTTTCACTCAAGGAACGTGTTCAGGATTTTGCACCACAACCTGTTATCACTAAAGATAACGTTACGATGCAAATTGATACGGTTGTATATTTCCAAATTACTGATCCCGTATTGTATACATATGGTATTCATAATCCAATCAATGCTATTGAAAATCTTACAGCAACAACGCTTCGTAATATCATTGGGGATTTAGAATTAGACCAAACGTTAACGTCACGAGACATTATCAACTCCAAGATGAGAGCAATCTTAGATGAAGCAACGGATCCATGGGGTATTCGAGTTCAACGTGTTGAAGTTAAAAATATTATTCCACCACGTGATATTCAAGAAGCAATGGAGAAACAAATGCGAGCTGAACGTGAGCGTCGTGAGTCAATCTTACGTGCTGAAGGTGAAAAACGTTCTGCAATTCTGATTGCTGAGGGTGAAAAAGAATCGACAGTACTCCGTGCACAAGCTCATAAAGAAGCGATGATTACTGAAGCAGAAGGTGAAGCTCAAGCGATGGAACGTGTTTTCGATGCTCAATCAAAAGGTGCAATTCTGTTATCAACAATTGATCCAGACAGTGCTTATCTAAAACTTAAGAGTTTTGAAGCATTTGAAAAAGCAGCAAATGGTCAGGCAACAAAAATTATTGTTCCTTCTGACTTGCAAAACTTAGCTTCTGTTTTAGCAGCTGGTAAAGAAATCATCAAATAA
- a CDS encoding DEAD/DEAH box helicase, whose amino-acid sequence MNIQNGSCRRCLYYSQYLVDLDECDEFAQESVCTMPFELTVYQKDIANRLCSLIEHSDVFLEAVCGAGKTEICLPLIEKTLKDGKCVCWAVPRREIVLELFERFKSYFKTLKIACVCGGRTNDLVAPFVICTTHQLYRYSKQFDLLILDEPDAFPFANNDLLLKFVIYACKNRIVYLSATCNRFLEDLCNSKSVKHLYASLRPSGRLLPIPTYIHTCFPFLRMMIEYRRFKKDHLLIFVPTRRIARILSFLLGVPLVTSQTKNREVHLDHFRKFGGVLVCTTVLERGVTFKKCNVFVLYADHPIFDTASLIQIAGRVERGINPVKGVCMCFFLELTPSLKKSKRALVNANKHATSVLKKLALDHSSAR is encoded by the coding sequence TTGAATATTCAAAATGGATCATGTAGACGGTGCTTGTATTACAGTCAGTATCTTGTTGATCTCGATGAGTGCGATGAGTTTGCCCAAGAAAGTGTGTGCACGATGCCTTTTGAGTTGACTGTTTATCAGAAAGACATTGCAAACCGTTTATGTTCACTTATTGAGCATAGCGATGTCTTCTTGGAAGCAGTGTGTGGAGCTGGAAAGACAGAGATTTGTTTGCCGTTAATCGAGAAAACGCTTAAGGATGGAAAGTGTGTGTGCTGGGCCGTTCCAAGAAGGGAGATTGTTCTTGAACTTTTTGAACGATTTAAGTCTTATTTCAAAACACTCAAAATTGCTTGCGTATGTGGTGGTAGAACAAATGATTTGGTAGCGCCTTTTGTGATTTGTACAACGCATCAGTTGTATCGATATTCGAAGCAATTTGATCTGTTGATATTAGATGAACCGGATGCGTTTCCGTTTGCGAATAATGACTTGCTTCTTAAGTTTGTGATTTATGCATGTAAGAACCGTATTGTTTATCTCAGTGCAACGTGCAACCGCTTTTTAGAAGACCTGTGTAATTCTAAAAGTGTAAAACATCTTTATGCATCGCTCCGTCCTAGCGGAAGATTATTGCCGATACCGACTTATATACATACATGTTTTCCATTTTTACGAATGATGATTGAATATCGAAGATTTAAGAAAGATCATCTTCTTATTTTTGTACCGACTCGTAGAATCGCAAGGATTCTCTCGTTCCTTCTGGGTGTACCTTTAGTCACCTCACAAACAAAAAATCGTGAAGTACATCTGGATCACTTTAGGAAGTTTGGAGGTGTGTTAGTTTGTACTACGGTTCTCGAGCGGGGTGTTACATTCAAAAAATGTAATGTATTTGTACTTTATGCTGATCATCCGATTTTTGATACGGCATCTTTAATTCAAATCGCAGGTCGTGTCGAACGGGGGATTAATCCTGTGAAGGGAGTGTGTATGTGTTTTTTTCTCGAATTGACACCATCATTGAAAAAGTCAAAGCGTGCTCTTGTGAATGCGAACAAACATGCGACATCTGTTTTGAAAAAATTGGCGTTAGACCACTCATCGGCTCGTTAA
- a CDS encoding ComF family protein: protein MCCEQLKSKKFYREDLSVKTCVLYAYHGFIRNLILRYKVYDDYHLKRYLFEYHRLWIRFHYSRYEYVIAPSNTTNSSKLNHLEILVENLGLKHSGINLVNNAPIKQAHCNSKERRRIRNYITLEKTPLKKTTKILIIDDIVTTGNTLEAIADQIKPFANHIEALCLAGTLTKLK, encoded by the coding sequence ATGTGTTGTGAACAATTAAAATCCAAAAAGTTTTATCGAGAAGACCTGTCGGTCAAAACCTGTGTCTTGTATGCGTATCATGGTTTTATCCGAAACCTCATTCTCAGATATAAGGTTTATGATGATTACCATCTAAAACGATATTTGTTTGAATATCATCGATTGTGGATTCGATTCCATTATTCACGATACGAATACGTTATTGCCCCATCTAATACAACGAATAGTAGTAAGCTTAATCATTTAGAAATTTTAGTGGAAAATCTAGGGCTCAAACATAGTGGTATCAATCTTGTGAATAATGCTCCAATAAAACAAGCTCATTGCAACTCAAAAGAACGTCGTCGAATTCGTAATTACATTACACTCGAGAAGACACCGCTAAAAAAAACAACGAAGATTTTAATTATTGATGATATTGTGACAACTGGAAATACTTTAGAAGCAATAGCGGATCAAATCAAACCCTTTGCCAATCATATCGAAGCACTATGCTTAGCAGGGACCCTTACCAAGCTGAAGTAA
- a CDS encoding cold-shock protein, with amino-acid sequence MKGKVKTFNKNKGFGFITAEDGQDIFFHYTHLIMEGFKTIEEGTEVEFELVESERGLQAHNIVRI; translated from the coding sequence ATGAAGGGGAAAGTTAAAACATTTAACAAGAACAAAGGATTTGGTTTCATCACAGCAGAGGATGGACAAGACATATTTTTTCATTATACTCATCTGATTATGGAAGGATTTAAAACCATTGAAGAGGGTACTGAAGTGGAATTTGAACTTGTGGAATCCGAGCGTGGTTTGCAAGCACATAATATTGTGAGAATCTAG